In Flavobacterium sp. WV_118_3, one DNA window encodes the following:
- a CDS encoding nuclear transport factor 2 family protein has product MNATLLNKQKIIAIESQLLEAMKSSNIEILDQLLHDDLLFVLPNGDVITKQMDLETHQSGNLVLEEIISSIDAITQIGENVVVTLSSKIKGKMSEQHFEGNFRYLRVWKLFDDQLKVIAGSCTAL; this is encoded by the coding sequence ATGAATGCAACACTTCTCAACAAACAAAAAATTATAGCAATTGAAAGTCAGCTTCTCGAAGCGATGAAGAGTAGCAATATTGAAATCCTGGATCAATTGCTACATGATGATTTGCTTTTTGTTCTTCCCAATGGTGACGTCATTACCAAGCAAATGGATTTGGAAACGCACCAATCCGGAAACCTGGTTTTAGAAGAAATCATTTCATCAATAGATGCCATAACACAAATCGGTGAAAACGTAGTGGTTACGTTGTCTTCTAAGATTAAAGGGAAAATGTCGGAGCAGCACTTCGAAGGGAATTTTCGTTATCTACGGGTTTGGAAACTATTCGATGATCAACTAAAAGTTATAGCCGGAAGTTGTACTGCCCTATAA
- a CDS encoding DUF6678 family protein yields MESDNYSITKNKLEKEILKRTSYMNNAKWFKFFSAIENEKITIHAAYIKFLLTDRTYAFHFGGFDKTGFGDVSELGPFTFKEIEWITIPAKHEIERWNRNEKLTSEVITQPIDQLEKILNLLGQFEYDITEDGLKIYGYK; encoded by the coding sequence ATGGAGTCAGATAATTATTCCATTACTAAAAATAAGCTGGAAAAGGAAATCTTAAAACGGACTTCCTATATGAACAATGCAAAATGGTTTAAATTCTTTTCAGCAATTGAAAACGAAAAAATTACAATCCATGCGGCATACATCAAATTCCTACTGACAGACCGAACGTATGCATTCCATTTTGGTGGATTTGACAAAACAGGTTTTGGTGACGTGAGTGAATTAGGACCCTTTACATTCAAAGAAATAGAATGGATAACAATTCCAGCAAAACACGAAATAGAGCGTTGGAACAGGAATGAAAAACTGACATCCGAAGTTATTACCCAACCAATAGATCAACTTGAAAAAATCTTAAATCTTTTGGGACAATTTGAGTATGATATAACGGAAGACGGACTAAAAATCTACGGATATAAATAG